One genomic region from Epinephelus fuscoguttatus linkage group LG8, E.fuscoguttatus.final_Chr_v1 encodes:
- the fdps gene encoding farnesyl pyrophosphate synthase isoform X2 → MGDSICNGTQSSKKALLSDPRLFDAQFDELVMELSERDLTDPALADALNRLKEVLVYNSPGGKRNRGLSVIGSLRELLPPTQLTQDTVRRALVVGWCIELLQAFFLVADDIMDASVTRRGQPCWYKKDGIGLDAINDSFLLEGSIYRLLRRHCRDQPYYVHLLELFTETTFQTELGQALDLMTAPPGQIDLNRFTMERYKAIVKYKTAFYSFYLPVAAAMYIAGIESEEEHNNAKHILLEMGEFFQIQDDYLDCYGDPAVTGKIGTDIQDNKCSWLVVKALQNMTAEQRTELEACYGRHDDACVEKVKELYSTLQMPTLYHRYEEESYQRLQKLIACHAQNLPHSVFLNFAKKIYKRNK, encoded by the exons ATG GGGGACAGCATTTGCAACGGGACGCAGAGCAGCAAAAAGGCGTTGCTGTCAGATCCTCGGCTGTTTGACGCCCAGTTTGACGAGCTGGTGATGGAGCTCTCAGAGCGGGACCTTACCGATCCAGCGTTGGCTGATGCTCTGAACAGGTtaaaagag GTGTTGGTGTACAATTCACCTGGAGGTAAGAGGAACCGAGGTCTGTCTGTGATTGGCTCACTGAGGGAGCTTCTGCCACCCACTCAGCTCACACAGGACACCGTGCGGCGGGCTCTGGTGGTTGGATGGTGCATTGAGTTG CTTCAGGCCTTTTTCCTCGTGGCAGATGATATCATGGATGCATCTGTGACTCGGAGAGGACAGCCCTGCTGGTACAAGAAG gatGGGATAGGTCTCGATGCCATCAATGACTCATTTCTCCTAGAGGGCTCCATCTACAGGCTGCTTCGCAGACACTGCAGGGATCAACCGTACTACGTCCACCTACTGGAGCTATTTACTGAG ACAACTTTCCAGACTGAGCTGGGCCAAGCTCTGGACCTCATGACGGCTCCTCCCGGTCAGATTGACCTGAACAGATTCACCATGGAGAG GTATAAAGCTATTGTAAAATACAAGACTGCCTTTTACTCTTTCTACCTCCCGGTGGCAGCTGCAATGTACATT GCAGGAATTGAGAGTGAAGAGGAACACAATAATGCCAAACATATCTTACTTGAGATGGGAGAGTTCTTTCAAATACAG GATGACTACTTAGACTGTTACGGAGACCCTGCTGTCACAGGAAAGATCGGTACAGACATCCAGGATAACAAATGCAGCTGGCTGGTGGTGAAGGCCCTGCAAAACATGACTGCTGAGCAGAGAACAGAACTGGAG GCATGTTATGGGCGCCATGATGATGCCTGTGTGGAAAAGGTCAAAGAGCTTTACAGCACCCTGCAAATGCCAACACTGTACCACAGGTATGAGGAAGAGAGCTACCAGCGGCTACAGAAACTCATCGCTTGTCACGCTCAGAACCTTCCTCACTCGGTCTTCCTCAACTTTGCTAAGAAAATCTACAAGAGGAACAAGTGA
- the fdps gene encoding farnesyl pyrophosphate synthase isoform X1 gives MRRLLSLVVDARKVIRTMWYAVSPHKLKTTYVLLCTSSFQGDSICNGTQSSKKALLSDPRLFDAQFDELVMELSERDLTDPALADALNRLKEVLVYNSPGGKRNRGLSVIGSLRELLPPTQLTQDTVRRALVVGWCIELLQAFFLVADDIMDASVTRRGQPCWYKKDGIGLDAINDSFLLEGSIYRLLRRHCRDQPYYVHLLELFTETTFQTELGQALDLMTAPPGQIDLNRFTMERYKAIVKYKTAFYSFYLPVAAAMYIAGIESEEEHNNAKHILLEMGEFFQIQDDYLDCYGDPAVTGKIGTDIQDNKCSWLVVKALQNMTAEQRTELEACYGRHDDACVEKVKELYSTLQMPTLYHRYEEESYQRLQKLIACHAQNLPHSVFLNFAKKIYKRNK, from the exons ATGAGACGCCTGCTGAGCTTGGTCGTTGATGCCCGTAAAGTAATCCGGACCATGTGGTACGCTGTCTCCCCGCACAAGCTAAAAACTACATATGTCCTGCTGTGCACCTCCTCTTTCCAGGGGGACAGCATTTGCAACGGGACGCAGAGCAGCAAAAAGGCGTTGCTGTCAGATCCTCGGCTGTTTGACGCCCAGTTTGACGAGCTGGTGATGGAGCTCTCAGAGCGGGACCTTACCGATCCAGCGTTGGCTGATGCTCTGAACAGGTtaaaagag GTGTTGGTGTACAATTCACCTGGAGGTAAGAGGAACCGAGGTCTGTCTGTGATTGGCTCACTGAGGGAGCTTCTGCCACCCACTCAGCTCACACAGGACACCGTGCGGCGGGCTCTGGTGGTTGGATGGTGCATTGAGTTG CTTCAGGCCTTTTTCCTCGTGGCAGATGATATCATGGATGCATCTGTGACTCGGAGAGGACAGCCCTGCTGGTACAAGAAG gatGGGATAGGTCTCGATGCCATCAATGACTCATTTCTCCTAGAGGGCTCCATCTACAGGCTGCTTCGCAGACACTGCAGGGATCAACCGTACTACGTCCACCTACTGGAGCTATTTACTGAG ACAACTTTCCAGACTGAGCTGGGCCAAGCTCTGGACCTCATGACGGCTCCTCCCGGTCAGATTGACCTGAACAGATTCACCATGGAGAG GTATAAAGCTATTGTAAAATACAAGACTGCCTTTTACTCTTTCTACCTCCCGGTGGCAGCTGCAATGTACATT GCAGGAATTGAGAGTGAAGAGGAACACAATAATGCCAAACATATCTTACTTGAGATGGGAGAGTTCTTTCAAATACAG GATGACTACTTAGACTGTTACGGAGACCCTGCTGTCACAGGAAAGATCGGTACAGACATCCAGGATAACAAATGCAGCTGGCTGGTGGTGAAGGCCCTGCAAAACATGACTGCTGAGCAGAGAACAGAACTGGAG GCATGTTATGGGCGCCATGATGATGCCTGTGTGGAAAAGGTCAAAGAGCTTTACAGCACCCTGCAAATGCCAACACTGTACCACAGGTATGAGGAAGAGAGCTACCAGCGGCTACAGAAACTCATCGCTTGTCACGCTCAGAACCTTCCTCACTCGGTCTTCCTCAACTTTGCTAAGAAAATCTACAAGAGGAACAAGTGA
- the fam189b gene encoding protein FAM189B: MPSPSDSSSVASASGSRGWSDSRRGMSGRGPGGARLLLYLGLCHLGLGAMVLAFSFTSMAFTSSARVRQSCPFWAGFFVVASGIVGIISWRRPLTLVVSLFMLLSAVCVILSLAGSMLSCQNAQMVKSMLTCQVENGVCVCCAPTHSCSITEEETLVLYLNADCHSVRHQLKDLLFSACGLSILSTIICTLSTVTCSIHIFSLDLVHLLAPHRSRSVNPECTTPQDAFLTNIMDFEEFVPPIPPPPYYPPEYTCSSETDAQSITYNGSMESPVPLYPTDCPPPYEAVMGQRAASQATVFDPHGTELSGERGTSTAFSGEVSMDSGSLLMSEIVDIPDDSSPSEDSCLMEVGLRTQGDRGNRNAGEGGDGGDSGEYISFRGPPSQTPESPLAGGPRARRFIRGERSNSCSSPSTATTTYRSPVLRRQAMLASSCSQLEAIGKSTSPQQSSVPEFRVRPSIPSHQGAAPFSSAPPISLSPAASEQSGGQGNGPPLPGQPLYLRRRAGKGEKDGEGVRRGSEGLLRLVRSHSEPGLGSSTDTVDFGSGGSKVSMDTGPSSEACLLPRTSLPPATALPRKGSVKSAATGLQVPSKPPPTSPLRLPKDCHRSLGDLKVTRGLVARFLQRSKRNLSPSSEHAGSTGQGPKRRSGVEGAATNHLPLEQVLLTPWNASRGHPAHHPHRRGHHHSHSDSRHNRHHGGRVPEGIHLRSCGDLSSSSSLSLRRLVTPHPPHGSSGALYSESVL; this comes from the exons ATGCCTTCGCCATCGGACTCCAGCAGCGTGGCTTCGGCCTCGGGGTCTCGGGGCTGGTCGGACAGCCGCAGGGGCATGTCGGGCCGGGGGCCTGGTGGGGCACGGTTACTCCTGTACCTGGGGCTTTGCCACCTGGGCCTTGGAGCCATGGTTCTGGCCTTCTCCTTCACCAGCATGGCCTTCACCTCCTCAGCCCGTGTGAGGCAGTCCTGTCCATTCTGGGCTGGCTTCTTT gtggTGGCATCAGGGATAGTTGGAATAATCTCATGGAGGAGACCTCTGACGCTGGTG gTGTCACTGTTCATGTTGCTGTCTGCGGTGTGTGTGATCCTCAGCCTGGCCGGCTCCATGCTCTCCTGTCAGAACGCGCAGATGGTCAAGTCTATGCTCACCTGCCAG GTGGAGaatggtgtgtgcgtgtgctgcGCGCCCACTCACTCCTGCTCCATCACAGAAGAGGAGACCCTGGTGCTCTACCTGAATGCTGACTGTCACTCAGTCAGGCATCAGCTGAAG GACCTTCTGTTCAGTGCATGCGGTCTCAGCATTCTCTCCACCATCATCTGTACTCTGTCCACTGTGACGTGCAGCATCCACATATTCTCCCTGGACCTCGTGCACCTG CTGGCCCCGCATCGCTCTCGTTCAGTCAACCCAGAATGCACCACTCCTCAGGACGCCTTCCTGACCAACATCATGGACTTTGAGGAGTTTGTCCCACCCATCCCTCCGCCCCCGTACTATCCTCCTGAGTACACCTGCAGCTCTGAAACAGACGCTCAGAG CATCACTTACAATGGCTCCATGGAGAGCCCTGTTCCTCTCTACCCCACCGACTGCCCTCCTCCGTATGAGGCTGTGATGGGACAAAGAGCTGCAAGCCAg GCAACAGTGTTTGATCCCCATGGCACTGAGCTGTCTGGAGAGAGAGGGACTTCAACTGCCTTCAGTGGAGAAG TGTCCATGGACAGTGGATCTCTGCTGATGTCAGAGATTGTGGACATCCCTGATGATTCCTCCCCCTCTGAGGACTCCTGTCTGATGGAGGTCGGGCTGAGGACTCAGGGGGACAGGGGCAACAGGAACGCTGGCGAGGGGGGAGACGGAGGAGACAGTGGGGAGTACATCAGCTTTCGTGGTCCCCCGTCTCAGACGCCAGAGAGTCCTCTGGCAGGAGGACCGAGAGCCAGGCGCTTCATCAGAGGAGAGCGGTCCAACTCGTGCTCTTCGCCCAGCACGGCAACCACCACATACAG GTCTCCAGTATTGCGTCGCCAGGCCATGCTTGCTAGTAGCTGTTCCCAGCTGGAAGCAATAGGGAAATCCACATCTCCGCAGCAGTCCTCTGTCCCAGAGTTTCGAGTTCGCCCCTCCATTCCCTCACACCAAGGAGCTGCCCcattctcctctgctcctcccaTTTCGTTGTCCCCAGCTGCCAGTGAGCAGAGTGGTGGTCAGGGTAATGGGCCACCCCTCCCAGGCCAACCATTGTACCTTCGACGAAGGGCTGGTAAAGGTGAGAAGGATGGAGAGGGTGTGAGGAGGGGTAGTGAAGGACTCCTGCGTCTTGTGAGGTCACACAGTGAGCCAGGCCTCGGCTCTTCGACTGATACAG TTGACTTTGGCTCTGGAGGCAGCAAAGTATCTATGGACACAG GTCCGTCCTCTGAGGCATGTCTGCTGCCCCGCACCTCTTTACCTCCTGCCACAGCTCTACCAAGGAAAGGCAGCGTGAAATCAGCAGCCACAGGGTTGCAGGTCCCCTCCAAACCTCCCCCCACCTCTCCACTGCGTTTACCTAAAGACTGTCACCGTTCCCTAGGAGACCTTAAG GTGACTCGGGGTCTGGtggctcgcttcctgcagcgcTCCAAACGCAACCTGTCACCCTCTTCCGAGCATGCTGGGAGCACAGGGCAGGGGCCTAAGAGGAGGAGTGGAGTTGAGGGCGCTGCCACCAACCACCTGCCCTTGGAGCAA GTGTTGCTGACCCCTTGGAACGCCAGCCGAGGACACCCCGCCCATCACCCTCATCGCCGTGGACACCACCACTCCCATAGTGACAGTCGACACAACAGGCACCACGGCGGTCGGGTGCCAGAGGGGATCCACCTGCGCAGTTGTGGGGATTTAAGTTCCTCATCCTCATTGTCACTACGTCGATTAGTGACACCTCATCCACCGCATGGGTCATCAGGCGCTCTCTACTCAGAGTCTGTGCTGTGA